The Lactuca sativa cultivar Salinas chromosome 2, Lsat_Salinas_v11, whole genome shotgun sequence genome includes a window with the following:
- the LOC111901322 gene encoding aquaporin PIP1-1: MEGKEEDVYLGANKYRERQPIGTAAQVPDKDYQEPPPAPFFEPSELTSWSFYRAGIAEFIATFLFLYVTVLTVMGVVKSPTKCSTVGIQGIAWAFGGMIFALVYCTAGISGGHINPAVTFGLFLARKLSLTRALYYMVMQCLGAICGAGVVKGFEGSKQYKLLGGGANTIAHGYTKGDGLGAEIIGTFVLVYTVFSATDAKRSARDSHVPILAPLPIGFAVFLVHLATIPITGTGINPARSLGAAIIFNQDHAWNDHWVFWVGPFIGAALAALYHVVVIRAIPFKNK, translated from the exons ATGGAGGGAAAGGAAGAGGATGTTTATCTGGGAGCTAACAAGTACCGGGAAAGACAACCGATTGGGACGGCGGCGCAAGTACCAGATAAGGATTACCAAGAACCACCACCGGCTCCGTTCTTTGAGCCGTCGGAGCTCACTTCCTGGTCGTTTTACAGAGCTGGGATCGCTGAGTTTATCGCTACCTTTCTGTTTTTATACGTCACCGTTTTGACGGTCATGGGAGTAGTTAAGTCGCCGACCAAGTGCTCCACCGTTGGTATCCAAGGCATCGCATGGGCCTTCGGCGGCATGATCTTCGCACTCGTCTATTGCACAGCCGGAATCTCAG GCGGGCATATTAATCCGGCGGTGACATTTGGGTTGTTTCTGGCGAGAAAACTGTCGTTGACCAGGGCGTTGTACTACATGGTGATGCAGTGTCTTGGCGCCATCTGCGGCGCCGGTGTCGTTAAGGGGTTCGAAGGAAGCAAACAGTATAAGCTACTCGGCGGTGGCGCAAACACGATCGCACACGGTTACACCAAGGGCGACGGCCTCGGTGCTGAAATCATCGGCACATTTGTCCTCGTTTACACTGTATTCTCCGCCACCGACGCCAAGCGCAGCGCCCGAGACTCCCATGTTCCG ATATTGGCGCCGTTGCCAATTGGGTTCGCCGTGTTTTTGGTGCACTTGGCCACCATTCCGATCACCGGAACTGGAATTAACCCGGCAAGGAGCTTGGGAGCTGCCATTATTTTTAACCAGGACCACGCATGGAATGATCAC TGGGTATTCTGGGTCGGACCTTTCATCGGAGCAGCACTTGCGGCATTGTACCACGTAGTGGTGATCAGGGCCATCCCATTCAAGAACAAATGA